Proteins encoded together in one Campylobacter concisus window:
- a CDS encoding LysE family translocator, giving the protein MNFLLFFITLAPISLMPGINMTYAMSVGMSFGYKHSFFVMAGQLLAIAFVSFSCMLGVGAVLHHFEYAFKALNIIAGLYMLYLGVMLFFGKGELSITKVSNLPSKKQMFINGLIVSVSNPKAWIFFSALLPTFLDKDDPFSLTRMCVITVTLVFIEFCALNIYALGGAMLKKFLQTHLRLLEICTAIIVCTIGVLLLFR; this is encoded by the coding sequence ATGAATTTCTTGCTATTTTTTATCACCCTTGCGCCTATCTCTCTGATGCCAGGCATCAATATGACCTACGCGATGAGCGTTGGTATGAGCTTTGGCTACAAGCACTCGTTTTTCGTGATGGCTGGGCAGCTTTTAGCGATTGCTTTTGTCTCGTTTAGCTGCATGCTTGGCGTGGGCGCGGTGCTGCATCATTTTGAATACGCATTTAAGGCGCTAAATATCATCGCAGGCCTTTATATGCTCTATCTTGGCGTGATGCTCTTTTTTGGCAAGGGCGAGCTTAGCATCACAAAGGTCTCAAATTTGCCAAGCAAAAAGCAGATGTTTATAAATGGCCTCATCGTTAGCGTCTCAAACCCAAAGGCGTGGATATTTTTCTCAGCCTTGCTGCCTACATTTTTGGATAAAGACGATCCATTTAGCCTCACTCGCATGTGTGTTATCACCGTAACGCTCGTTTTCATCGAGTTTTGCGCGCTAAATATCTACGCACTTGGCGGAGCTATGCTAAAGAAATTTTTACAAACGCACCTAAGACTACTTGAAATTTGCACCGCCATTATCGTCTGCACGATCGGTGTGCTCTTACTTTTTAGATAA
- a CDS encoding DUF1877 family protein: MGISAHYYAYSQDDIEKIKNGGGGELLDEYDMDKMWDAMCKMLTGRNFSESLKTGDIFNSNEPFSWAIFGRSALNEELSEMISYTNATDVKEVAETLKNVDIDALLAKINLKEFASSKTYPDIFGSVSEFEDIRASLKEHFAGLLNFYQNAASNGLGVITVIA; this comes from the coding sequence ATGGGGATTAGCGCGCACTACTACGCTTACTCGCAAGATGATATAGAAAAGATCAAAAATGGCGGTGGCGGTGAACTTTTGGACGAATACGATATGGACAAGATGTGGGACGCGATGTGTAAGATGCTAACTGGTAGAAATTTCTCTGAGAGCCTTAAGACTGGCGACATTTTTAACTCAAATGAGCCTTTTAGCTGGGCTATTTTTGGACGAAGTGCCTTAAACGAAGAGCTAAGCGAGATGATCTCTTACACAAATGCCACGGATGTAAAAGAGGTGGCTGAGACGTTGAAAAATGTTGATATCGACGCGCTTTTAGCAAAGATAAATTTAAAAGAATTTGCTAGCTCAAAGACATATCCTGATATCTTTGGGAGCGTGAGCGAATTTGAAGATATAAGGGCGAGTTTAAAAGAGCACTTTGCTGGGCTTTTAAATTTTTATCAAAATGCCGCTAGCAATGGGCTTGGCGTGATAACAGTAATAGCCTAA
- the leuB gene encoding 3-isopropylmalate dehydrogenase: MKNYKICVIKGDGIGPEIIDEAIKVLDVVSAEFGIKFEYDYKLMGGAAYDVFGEPLPDETLSSALSSDAVLFGAIGGEKWDSLPRHLRPESGLLKIRKELEAYANLRPAIIFDELVDASTLKPEVLKGVDFVVVRELTGGLYFGQPREKGEDRAFNTMLYTKFEIERIAKIAFETAMLRKKKVCMVDKANVLETSQLWREVTSEVAKGYPEVELSFMYVDNAAMQLVRAPANFDVILTENLFGDILSDEASMVCGSIGLLPSASMGGKVGIYEPIHGSAPDIAGQGIANPIATILSAAMMLRYAFGESEAANAIESAVKTALAKGYRTKDIAAFNAVEICSTSEIGDVIAGFIKK, translated from the coding sequence ATGAAAAACTATAAAATTTGCGTTATAAAAGGCGATGGCATCGGCCCTGAGATCATCGACGAGGCGATAAAGGTTTTAGACGTTGTAAGCGCTGAGTTTGGTATCAAATTTGAGTACGACTACAAGCTTATGGGCGGTGCAGCTTACGATGTTTTTGGTGAGCCACTGCCAGATGAGACGCTAAGCTCAGCGCTTAGTAGCGACGCTGTGCTTTTTGGAGCGATAGGTGGCGAGAAATGGGACAGCCTACCAAGACACCTAAGACCAGAGAGCGGGCTTTTAAAGATCAGAAAAGAGCTAGAAGCTTATGCAAATTTACGCCCAGCCATCATCTTTGACGAGCTAGTGGATGCTAGCACGCTAAAGCCAGAGGTTTTAAAGGGCGTTGATTTTGTCGTGGTTCGTGAGCTAACTGGTGGGCTTTATTTTGGGCAGCCACGTGAAAAAGGCGAAGATAGAGCGTTTAATACGATGCTTTATACTAAATTTGAGATCGAGCGCATCGCAAAGATCGCCTTTGAGACGGCTATGCTTCGCAAGAAAAAGGTCTGCATGGTCGATAAGGCAAATGTCCTTGAGACTAGTCAGCTTTGGCGCGAGGTGACAAGCGAGGTGGCAAAGGGCTATCCTGAAGTAGAGCTTAGCTTCATGTATGTCGATAACGCAGCGATGCAGCTAGTAAGAGCTCCTGCAAATTTTGACGTCATACTTACTGAAAATTTATTTGGCGACATTTTAAGTGACGAAGCGAGCATGGTTTGTGGCTCGATAGGACTTTTGCCAAGTGCTAGCATGGGCGGCAAAGTGGGAATTTATGAGCCTATCCACGGCTCAGCGCCAGACATCGCAGGGCAGGGCATAGCAAATCCGATCGCGACCATTTTAAGTGCAGCGATGATGCTAAGATATGCTTTTGGCGAGAGCGAGGCTGCAAATGCGATAGAAAGTGCCGTAAAAACAGCCCTTGCAAAGGGATATAGAACAAAAGATATCGCCGCTTTTAACGCAGTTGAAATTTGCTCAACAAGCGAGATAGGCGACGTGATAGCAGGATTTATCAAAAAATGA
- a CDS encoding DsrE/DsrF/TusD sulfur relay family protein, whose protein sequence is MKKFLFILTNQPYNGTDNAYNALRLARALKEKGEDVRIFLMNDAVDLARNSTKKPENYDIDLVEMLKELYAGGAMLKVCGSCQTRCGLHVGEPYFEAEVKGSMDILSEWVRECDQVMTF, encoded by the coding sequence ATGAAAAAATTTCTATTTATACTTACAAATCAGCCATATAACGGCACGGACAACGCTTACAACGCACTAAGGCTGGCTAGAGCGCTAAAAGAAAAGGGCGAAGATGTTAGGATCTTTCTCATGAACGACGCAGTCGATCTTGCTCGAAATAGCACCAAAAAGCCAGAAAACTACGACATTGATCTAGTGGAGATGCTAAAAGAGCTATACGCTGGTGGCGCGATGCTTAAGGTTTGTGGTAGCTGCCAAACAAGGTGTGGTTTGCATGTGGGAGAGCCTTATTTTGAGGCTGAGGTGAAAGGCAGCATGGATATCTTGTCCGAGTGGGTGAGAGAGTGCGATCAGGTGATGACATTTTAG
- a CDS encoding flavocytochrome c has translation MKEISRRNFMKMGATGALALAASSANAGVLEAKDIKFDEEYDVIVIGTGFAGSMATLQALKRGKKVLMIEKMGRSGGNSVINAGNMAVPNNEFQKAAGIKDSKEAFIADCLKDGQNLNHVDLLEVIYDRANDAFEYLKTLGVEFTGKVISASGHSIKRAVQSKNTSGAGYVLPMHDAIDKNPNAVTKRRTKFDDFIIDENGRVVGIKCREDYRFDHQLANDDKENKTGTPKCFKAKDGVILAAGGFSSDKWFRMQQVPYLKDNIETVSQPGATSGALVAAMKLGANPIQLSWIQLNPYTNPTERGFGTSALFTNHCANDYGLSVNPKTGKRFMNEHAGRKVKSDAIFACMAQSDKNDNYPVNICDQAAVDANNIAYTKKGVEEGSIKKFNTLEELAKAYNIPLEPFLETIKNFNEYVKNEKDPEFGKPLTKADVNGIGITKAPFYASETTPKILYCMGGIEINTKAQVISATTHEPIAGLYAAGEITGGVHGASRLGTMSMADCMVFGMVAGENI, from the coding sequence ATGAAAGAAATTTCAAGGCGAAATTTTATGAAAATGGGTGCTACTGGCGCATTAGCACTTGCTGCTAGCAGTGCAAATGCTGGAGTTTTAGAGGCAAAAGATATTAAATTTGACGAAGAGTATGACGTCATCGTCATAGGCACAGGCTTTGCAGGCTCGATGGCTACTTTGCAAGCGCTAAAACGCGGTAAAAAAGTGCTAATGATCGAGAAAATGGGACGAAGTGGTGGCAACTCAGTCATAAATGCTGGCAATATGGCTGTCCCAAATAATGAATTTCAAAAAGCAGCAGGCATAAAAGATAGCAAAGAGGCTTTTATCGCTGACTGCCTAAAAGATGGTCAAAATTTAAACCATGTCGATCTGCTTGAAGTCATCTATGACCGCGCAAATGACGCTTTTGAATACCTAAAAACGCTTGGCGTTGAATTTACTGGCAAGGTTATCTCAGCGAGCGGTCACTCTATAAAACGTGCTGTTCAGTCTAAAAACACAAGTGGCGCAGGATACGTTTTGCCTATGCACGATGCGATCGATAAAAATCCAAATGCCGTGACAAAAAGAAGGACTAAATTTGATGATTTTATCATCGATGAAAATGGCAGGGTTGTTGGCATAAAATGCAGGGAGGATTATAGATTTGATCATCAGCTTGCAAACGATGATAAAGAGAATAAAACTGGCACGCCAAAATGCTTTAAAGCAAAAGATGGCGTCATTCTAGCCGCAGGAGGTTTTAGCTCTGATAAGTGGTTTAGGATGCAGCAAGTGCCGTATCTAAAAGACAATATCGAGACAGTTAGCCAGCCAGGCGCAACCTCTGGAGCACTAGTAGCTGCGATGAAGCTTGGAGCAAACCCTATCCAACTTAGCTGGATCCAGCTAAATCCATACACAAACCCAACTGAAAGAGGCTTTGGCACATCTGCACTTTTTACAAATCACTGCGCAAATGACTACGGCCTAAGCGTCAATCCAAAAACTGGCAAACGCTTTATGAACGAGCATGCAGGCCGTAAGGTAAAGAGCGATGCGATCTTTGCTTGTATGGCTCAAAGCGATAAAAACGATAACTATCCAGTAAATATCTGCGATCAAGCAGCCGTTGATGCAAACAATATCGCTTATACTAAAAAGGGCGTTGAAGAGGGCTCTATAAAGAAATTTAACACACTTGAAGAGCTTGCAAAAGCTTATAATATCCCGCTTGAGCCATTTTTGGAGACTATTAAAAATTTCAACGAATATGTCAAAAATGAAAAAGACCCTGAATTTGGCAAACCTTTGACAAAAGCTGATGTAAATGGCATTGGCATTACAAAAGCACCATTTTACGCGAGTGAGACTACGCCAAAGATCCTTTACTGCATGGGTGGCATCGAGATAAATACAAAAGCGCAAGTCATAAGCGCAACTACTCACGAGCCTATCGCAGGTCTTTACGCAGCTGGCGAGATCACTGGTGGCGTGCATGGAGCAAGCCGTCTTGGCACGATGAGCATGGCTGATTGTATGGTATTTGGCATGGTTGCTGGAGAGAATATCTAA
- a CDS encoding CCA tRNA nucleotidyltransferase, which yields MQTSKIDYKISQNNKFEAKTGTSIYKNSELDFFRSLFAPFSKRVYLVGGCVRDALLGREIYDFDIEVYDIEPLKFDELMASIRASGVGKSYFIYKYKNYDLGLPRSESKTGNSHKDFAVSYINDPSLASLRRDFTVNAMMMNIFNGEILDFHGGKKDLECKTLRHIDSEKFKEDPLRVLRGVQFSARLDFSIDDDTLELMKTLDLTHLSKDRINTELTKFFRSEHLEKGAFYLFALSLFKEIFGVQIHKSDEFLAELKSARNFVNDERLFLYMLFGKFELDAKEILEKMRLPKSYFSILKEPFFKDMPSDNELLQIALNMPLKSWLGAYNKERIERAKELGVYESKFDAKVDVSEILAAGFKNEMIAAEIKRKQELEISSYLAKRKFRKS from the coding sequence TTGCAAACATCGAAAATAGACTACAAAATCTCTCAAAATAATAAATTTGAGGCAAAAACTGGTACAAGCATTTACAAAAATAGCGAGCTAGACTTCTTTAGGTCGCTATTTGCTCCTTTTAGCAAGCGTGTCTATCTAGTCGGTGGCTGCGTGAGAGATGCGCTTTTGGGACGAGAAATTTATGACTTCGACATCGAGGTTTATGACATAGAGCCTCTTAAATTTGATGAGCTAATGGCTAGCATAAGAGCTAGTGGTGTTGGCAAAAGCTACTTCATCTACAAATACAAAAACTACGATCTTGGTCTGCCACGAAGCGAGAGTAAGACGGGAAATTCGCACAAAGACTTTGCCGTAAGCTACATAAATGATCCAAGCCTTGCAAGCCTTAGGCGTGATTTTACGGTAAATGCCATGATGATGAACATCTTTAACGGCGAAATTTTAGACTTTCATGGCGGCAAAAAGGACCTTGAGTGCAAGACACTAAGGCACATCGATAGTGAGAAATTTAAAGAAGATCCGCTAAGGGTGCTACGTGGCGTGCAGTTTAGCGCGAGACTTGATTTTAGCATAGATGATGATACGCTAGAGCTTATGAAAACGCTTGATCTAACGCATCTAAGTAAGGATAGGATAAATACCGAGCTTACTAAATTTTTTCGCTCAGAGCACCTTGAAAAAGGGGCGTTTTATCTTTTTGCACTCTCTCTTTTTAAAGAAATTTTTGGCGTGCAAATTCACAAGAGTGATGAGTTTTTGGCTGAACTTAAAAGTGCTAGAAATTTCGTGAATGACGAGAGGCTATTTTTGTATATGCTTTTTGGAAAATTTGAGCTTGACGCAAAGGAAATTTTAGAGAAAATGCGCCTGCCAAAGAGCTACTTTTCTATCTTAAAAGAGCCATTTTTTAAAGACATGCCAAGTGACAATGAGCTACTGCAAATTGCTCTAAATATGCCACTAAAATCATGGCTGGGAGCTTATAATAAAGAGCGCATAGAGCGTGCAAAAGAGCTTGGGGTCTATGAGAGTAAATTTGACGCAAAGGTCGATGTGAGCGAGATCTTGGCGGCTGGCTTTAAAAATGAGATGATCGCAGCTGAGATAAAACGCAAGCAGGAGCTTGAAATTTCA
- a CDS encoding 3-isopropylmalate dehydratase small subunit — MKQGKVWKFGDNIDTDIIIAARYLNTSDEKELAKHIMEDADPKFSSKIAKGDIIVAGENFGCGSSREHAPLALKEAGIAAVVAKSFARIFYRNSFNTGLLILEIKEIDEINEGDTLKIDVDNGVIVDESTKKEYKFNAIPPFMQELLNAGGLIEYAKAKMN; from the coding sequence ATGAAACAAGGCAAAGTTTGGAAATTTGGCGATAACATCGACACCGACATCATCATCGCCGCAAGATATTTAAACACTTCAGACGAAAAAGAGCTAGCAAAACACATCATGGAAGACGCTGATCCTAAATTTAGCTCAAAAATAGCAAAAGGCGACATCATCGTAGCTGGTGAAAATTTTGGCTGCGGAAGCTCAAGAGAGCACGCCCCATTAGCGCTAAAAGAGGCTGGCATAGCAGCTGTTGTGGCTAAGAGCTTTGCTAGGATTTTTTATAGAAATAGCTTTAATACAGGGCTTTTGATACTTGAGATCAAAGAAATCGACGAGATAAACGAGGGCGACACGCTAAAGATCGACGTAGATAACGGCGTCATCGTAGATGAAAGCACAAAAAAAGAGTATAAATTTAACGCTATCCCGCCATTTATGCAAGAGCTTTTAAATGCTGGTGGCCTTATCGAGTACGCAAAAGCAAAGATGAACTAA
- a CDS encoding DUF4299 family protein, producing MSLTFSVKNKKKLLGGYAKALSEREISALVEGLFFFNSEQEEPSANELGADVMIAGVWQKSARGFELNYEDGKYIVRVYTPSGVGDWQIALELLSKLSAQTGSKIECDNEKIYDSEQILKFDYETDIMWGLEALKDAKEKNQTLYISGVERDVAFDAVMVDEIFASASPAAKFDEMMRQVQYLDAYSAREHLYQDKDGNEIFGTYTLSENLPTILPYAPSPSWQAQEALGDRKVSRWVLTLVVGVDDSDAHVLDECEYGAFMANLPKEKYRFIDATNVLVEPLSEDEMKEILQKAKA from the coding sequence ATGAGTTTGACATTTAGTGTAAAAAATAAAAAGAAGCTGCTTGGCGGATATGCAAAGGCGCTAAGCGAGCGTGAAATTTCAGCTCTTGTTGAGGGGCTTTTCTTTTTTAACAGCGAGCAAGAGGAGCCAAGCGCAAATGAGCTGGGCGCTGACGTGATGATAGCAGGCGTGTGGCAAAAGAGCGCTCGTGGCTTTGAGCTAAACTACGAAGATGGCAAGTATATCGTGCGCGTTTATACTCCAAGTGGCGTCGGAGACTGGCAGATCGCACTTGAGCTACTCTCAAAGCTCTCAGCCCAAACAGGCTCAAAAATAGAGTGCGACAACGAAAAAATTTATGATAGTGAGCAAATTTTAAAATTTGACTACGAGACTGACATCATGTGGGGGCTTGAGGCGTTAAAAGATGCAAAAGAGAAAAATCAAACGCTTTATATCTCTGGCGTGGAGCGAGACGTGGCGTTTGACGCGGTTATGGTAGATGAAATTTTTGCAAGCGCCAGCCCTGCGGCTAAATTTGATGAGATGATGAGGCAGGTGCAGTATCTTGACGCATACAGCGCAAGAGAGCACCTCTATCAAGACAAAGACGGCAACGAAATTTTTGGCACATATACACTTAGTGAAAATTTACCGACTATCTTGCCTTATGCTCCATCTCCGTCGTGGCAGGCACAAGAGGCGCTTGGGGATCGCAAGGTCTCGCGCTGGGTGCTTACGCTAGTTGTGGGCGTGGATGATAGTGACGCTCATGTGCTTGATGAGTGTGAATATGGAGCTTTCATGGCAAATTTACCAAAAGAAAAATACCGCTTCATTGACGCTACAAACGTGCTTGTTGAGCCACTTAGCGAGGATGAGATGAAAGAAATTTTGCAAAAGGCAAAGGCATAA
- a CDS encoding CiaD-like domain-containing protein has translation MKLDDIARMAISEVSAELEKIEALQNKKQEELERENLKKELLAIESAKEQVLEEPKVEASVPSVSSAQSEPEPKVAQILPKSREISDEEIFLANLAERIEVLFEGLKQTSEQDLGQRLELTTKFLEFTLANIENRLQNLSK, from the coding sequence ATGAAGCTTGATGATATCGCTAGGATGGCCATTAGTGAGGTTAGCGCCGAGCTTGAGAAGATAGAGGCACTGCAAAACAAAAAGCAAGAAGAGCTTGAAAGGGAGAATTTAAAAAAAGAGCTTTTGGCAATAGAATCTGCCAAAGAGCAAGTGCTTGAAGAGCCAAAAGTAGAGGCAAGCGTGCCAAGTGTGTCAAGTGCGCAAAGCGAGCCAGAGCCAAAGGTAGCGCAAATTTTGCCAAAGAGCAGGGAGATAAGTGATGAAGAAATTTTCTTAGCAAATCTTGCTGAGCGCATCGAGGTGCTTTTTGAGGGTCTTAAGCAAACTAGCGAGCAAGACCTTGGCCAAAGGCTCGAGCTAACGACTAAATTTTTAGAATTTACCCTTGCAAACATCGAAAATAGACTACAAAATCTCTCAAAATAA